The Akkermansia sp. N21116 genome includes a region encoding these proteins:
- a CDS encoding Hint domain-containing protein: MIKLDIEHSVVSFPEFEGMENDSHAVKNVLSETDPELFRLLDCISCSAFTYDKMRQTVVWEGLVSLVQAVPRIRLSVAIREEQTGKILSVTRCQDRENSHERKDSITYQLSNGIDPEKLTALIWVDITDREGNTRTVRLSRECGVHPRSLGLSYDHIYPKKESIPVTFPRSNAILPGSEDAAAHKESAPDPKNIVISLFRSPQAASDCDYICLYGKKHEPFPVLGVPGKGTFHLGQGLQFSSVESALCTLRLISATGGGSIALAAARYVQDSIKCTLRGEALDYEMTTNWNQDFDFRNPSEFTRYPFHYTLRITARLAHGEKVDLIVSSDPDLSESVVMKSIPPLVIMYGCLGDKTRITLVDGSQRRISEIRIGDRVLSLGNKGILCSARVRNVWRGMEDKMQEITTASGATLLATREHPFKTQEGIRIAGELNEGISLLSGDGREWTEVLRRKEVNSPTEVYNLDLEREGDSSGLFLAENIWVGDNIMQNGEF, encoded by the coding sequence ATGATCAAATTGGATATTGAGCATTCCGTGGTTTCCTTTCCTGAATTTGAAGGGATGGAAAATGATTCCCATGCGGTAAAGAACGTCCTGTCGGAAACGGACCCCGAGCTATTCCGCCTCCTCGACTGTATTTCCTGCTCCGCCTTCACTTACGACAAGATGAGGCAAACAGTCGTCTGGGAAGGGCTTGTCAGCCTTGTTCAAGCCGTTCCGCGCATCCGTTTGAGCGTCGCCATCCGCGAGGAGCAGACAGGAAAAATCCTCTCCGTCACGCGTTGCCAGGACAGGGAAAATTCTCATGAGAGGAAAGATTCCATCACCTATCAGCTATCGAACGGCATTGATCCGGAAAAGCTCACCGCCCTGATCTGGGTTGATATCACGGACAGGGAAGGAAACACCCGCACCGTGCGTCTCAGTAGGGAATGCGGCGTCCACCCCCGTTCTCTGGGTCTTTCCTATGATCATATATATCCTAAAAAGGAATCCATCCCGGTCACCTTCCCGCGGAGCAATGCCATCCTCCCCGGCAGTGAGGACGCCGCGGCTCACAAGGAGAGTGCGCCCGACCCGAAAAATATTGTCATCTCCCTGTTCAGAAGTCCGCAGGCGGCATCCGATTGCGATTACATATGCCTTTACGGGAAAAAGCATGAACCTTTCCCCGTACTGGGAGTCCCGGGAAAAGGCACGTTCCATCTGGGTCAGGGCCTTCAATTTTCCTCAGTGGAAAGCGCGCTTTGCACGCTCCGTCTTATCTCCGCGACCGGAGGAGGAAGCATAGCCCTGGCCGCAGCCCGGTATGTTCAGGATTCCATCAAGTGCACCCTGCGGGGAGAAGCCCTTGACTACGAGATGACGACAAACTGGAATCAGGATTTCGATTTCCGCAACCCGTCCGAATTTACCCGCTATCCCTTCCACTACACGCTGCGGATTACGGCGCGTCTTGCCCACGGGGAAAAGGTGGATCTCATCGTCAGCAGCGATCCTGACTTGTCGGAATCAGTCGTCATGAAATCCATCCCGCCTCTCGTTATCATGTACGGCTGCCTGGGAGATAAAACACGGATCACTTTGGTCGATGGCTCCCAACGGCGCATTTCCGAAATCAGGATCGGAGACAGAGTACTGTCCCTGGGCAACAAAGGAATTCTCTGTTCCGCCCGTGTCCGGAATGTCTGGCGGGGCATGGAGGATAAAATGCAGGAGATCACGACCGCCAGCGGCGCCACCCTTCTGGCGACACGGGAACATCCCTTCAAGACGCAGGAGGGAATCAGGATTGCCGGAGAGTTGAACGAGGGGATTTCCCTTCTTTCCGGAGACGGCCGGGAGTGGACGGAAGTCCTCCGCCGGAAGGAAGTGAATTCTCCCACGGAAGTATACAATCTGGACCTGGAAAGAGAGGGCGATAGCTCCGGCCTGTTCCTTGCGGAAAATATCTGGGTGGGAGACAACATCATGCAAAACGGCGAGTTCTGA
- a CDS encoding Fic/DOC family N-terminal domain-containing protein — translation MKRGHTGDYEITAVAGERVKAFIPSPLPPIPGIDISPKLQQSHDQALIAIGELNSLTSLLPVYYLLLYSYVRKEAVLSSRIEGTQSSLSDLLASEMDGGLGVPLEDVPEISNYVAALQYGLDKLREGQPLSLRLIREMHEVLRRKERGEGKNPGKFRISQNWIGGTRFTAMPNAWKS, via the coding sequence ATGAAGAGGGGGCATACGGGAGATTATGAAATCACGGCGGTAGCGGGAGAGCGGGTGAAAGCGTTTATTCCTTCTCCCTTGCCGCCCATCCCGGGAATAGACATCAGTCCAAAATTGCAGCAATCGCATGACCAGGCTCTAATTGCGATCGGCGAACTCAATTCCCTGACTTCTCTTTTGCCGGTCTACTATCTTTTGTTGTATTCCTACGTTCGCAAGGAAGCCGTCTTGTCGTCGAGAATCGAAGGAACACAGTCTTCGTTGTCGGACTTGCTGGCATCGGAAATGGACGGAGGTCTCGGCGTCCCCCTGGAAGATGTGCCGGAGATCAGCAATTACGTCGCCGCTTTGCAGTACGGCTTGGACAAACTCCGAGAGGGGCAGCCCCTGTCGTTGCGACTGATCAGGGAGATGCACGAAGTCTTACGAAGAAAGGAGCGAGGAGAAGGAAAGAATCCGGGAAAGTTTCGTATAAGCCAGAACTGGATCGGAGGGACAAGATTTACAGCTATGCCCAATGCATGGAAGAGCTAA
- a CDS encoding serine/threonine-protein kinase, whose protein sequence is MDASGFALPPGTLLGNYKLLKVLGQGGFGITYIAWDSQLRRNIVLKECFPLGLCSRDSDTGEIIPLPHASQQVYQAAMDTLRKEAQTLASLNHERIVRVYDVFESHGSIFYVMPWLEGGSLRERMDEVASGESTMTTEQTVEWLLLLLDGLDYLHGKGIYHRDIKPGNILFDERGLPVLIDFGAALNKPEVTCTITQGEFSYAYASPEQITGKGEIGPWTDFYALAVTWYELITGTPAEPADRRLMQDDVVPLSGMTFSQPWPRELLASIDRNLRLSPEERCQTAGQWKEWLDLGKPRGLRKTGVYRKSVPFAVTVAVIIFVLAGVWIGVQPFRTDTPPPSSNTDGQWATKPSQEFKDALYKKIRTYYKLDDYLGKAKEYERKVETAQRQCLKEMDELKQELEKEILSLATYNDAIDYPLNIIGKRYDSLMKKWRATYDELDKGYLNEVRLPLSNITDNVIATYPAATREEELLLPAMEDRIQKECNDVQLAEFFWKLNDVISKDSTDQMSFLMNMAQKRAQKLPVSQE, encoded by the coding sequence ATGGACGCCTCCGGCTTCGCATTGCCTCCGGGAACTCTGCTGGGCAATTACAAGTTGCTCAAGGTACTGGGACAGGGAGGCTTCGGCATCACCTACATCGCCTGGGACAGCCAGCTCAGGCGCAACATTGTTCTCAAGGAATGTTTTCCGCTGGGATTGTGCAGCCGGGACTCGGATACGGGAGAGATCATCCCTCTTCCGCACGCATCACAGCAGGTGTACCAGGCCGCGATGGATACTCTCCGCAAGGAGGCGCAGACGCTGGCTTCCCTGAACCATGAACGCATCGTCCGGGTCTACGACGTCTTCGAGTCCCATGGCAGCATCTTCTATGTGATGCCGTGGTTGGAAGGCGGTTCGCTGCGGGAACGCATGGACGAAGTAGCTTCCGGGGAGAGTACGATGACCACGGAACAAACCGTCGAGTGGCTCCTGCTCCTTCTGGATGGTTTGGACTATCTGCATGGCAAGGGGATCTACCATCGCGACATCAAGCCCGGCAACATCCTTTTTGACGAACGGGGATTACCGGTTCTGATCGACTTCGGGGCGGCGCTCAACAAACCGGAAGTGACCTGTACGATCACTCAGGGAGAGTTCTCGTACGCCTACGCCTCCCCGGAACAAATCACCGGGAAGGGGGAGATCGGTCCATGGACGGACTTCTATGCGTTGGCCGTTACCTGGTACGAGCTGATTACCGGAACACCCGCTGAACCGGCTGACAGGCGGTTGATGCAGGATGATGTCGTCCCACTCTCAGGCATGACATTTTCCCAACCATGGCCTCGGGAATTACTGGCATCTATTGACCGGAACCTGCGGCTCAGTCCTGAAGAGCGTTGCCAGACAGCGGGACAGTGGAAGGAATGGCTGGATCTGGGAAAGCCCAGGGGGCTACGGAAAACAGGAGTTTACAGAAAATCCGTTCCCTTCGCAGTCACTGTTGCTGTAATCATTTTTGTGCTTGCCGGAGTATGGATAGGGGTACAGCCGTTCCGGACTGATACTCCCCCTCCCTCATCCAATACGGACGGTCAATGGGCAACCAAACCATCTCAGGAATTCAAGGACGCTCTGTACAAGAAAATCCGAACCTACTACAAACTGGATGACTACCTTGGCAAAGCGAAGGAATACGAACGGAAGGTCGAGACAGCGCAACGCCAATGTCTCAAGGAGATGGATGAATTGAAACAGGAGCTGGAAAAGGAGATTCTCTCCCTTGCGACCTATAATGATGCCATTGATTACCCTCTCAACATCATCGGGAAGAGATATGATTCACTGATGAAAAAATGGAGGGCGACCTATGATGAACTGGACAAGGGGTATCTCAACGAAGTCCGCCTACCCCTGTCAAATATCACTGATAACGTCATTGCCACATACCCGGCTGCAACCAGAGAGGAGGAACTATTGCTCCCTGCCATGGAAGACAGAATTCAGAAAGAATGCAATGATGTGCAACTCGCAGAATTTTTCTGGAAATTGAATGATGTTATCAGTAAGGACTCCACGGATCAAATGAGCTTCCTGATGAACATGGCCCAGAAACGGGCACAGAAATTACCCGTTTCTCAAGAATGA
- a CDS encoding GYF domain-containing protein — translation MISYYLVRPGSTQEGPFSEDELKGLYHQRSLPPGSYVWTEGWDQWSPCEDTFEWFISSAKLPPLPPRTGSEGSTSHSDTSSAHAERHEKAFSSDEMKASTTREYRTLSDWIQNQEILNQIHQWGLRALQVKGQTYGINHYTVCVIGLMLMVVILSFGSEKTAVPQYESNAWIQNNTGGGDNSDYQLQQMVHAANKFYENNAMEICKRCGGSGVVTPGSGRALWNRAESNQYRMPCPQCGGAGEVPRSRNIGRFNDGTYQGSGW, via the coding sequence ATGATTTCCTATTACCTTGTCCGACCGGGCAGCACACAGGAAGGACCTTTTTCCGAAGATGAACTAAAAGGACTCTATCATCAGCGGTCTCTGCCTCCCGGATCTTACGTGTGGACAGAAGGATGGGATCAATGGAGCCCCTGTGAAGACACGTTTGAATGGTTTATTTCCAGTGCCAAGCTGCCGCCACTTCCTCCACGGACCGGTTCAGAAGGTTCGACATCCCATTCAGACACATCGTCTGCTCATGCGGAAAGACACGAGAAAGCCTTTTCTTCAGATGAAATGAAGGCATCGACAACAAGGGAATACAGAACCTTGTCAGATTGGATTCAGAACCAGGAAATTCTGAATCAGATTCATCAGTGGGGATTGCGGGCATTACAGGTGAAAGGACAAACATACGGGATAAACCATTATACGGTCTGTGTTATTGGCCTGATGCTGATGGTCGTCATCCTTTCGTTTGGTTCGGAGAAAACCGCTGTTCCCCAGTATGAATCAAATGCGTGGATACAGAACAATACGGGCGGAGGCGACAATTCGGACTATCAGTTGCAACAAATGGTTCATGCGGCCAATAAATTTTATGAAAACAATGCCATGGAAATCTGCAAAAGATGCGGAGGAAGCGGGGTCGTGACGCCGGGTAGTGGAAGGGCTCTCTGGAATCGAGCGGAATCAAATCAATACCGCATGCCTTGTCCGCAATGTGGCGGAGCTGGCGAAGTACCACGATCCCGGAATATCGGACGTTTCAATGACGGTACTTATCAGGGAAGCGGCTGGTAA
- a CDS encoding GYF domain-containing protein, which produces MNDYHITRPDGTQEGPFSEEELEELYRDRKLPQGSLVWTPGWATWKACEDAFSWYAPPPPLPGALNNGRGRKISPFLQDAWLYMAIGFGIIILIFTIAAFWPKIKLGPLAIMGFVFIFKGFGSFRKHSMAKGEKTKATPVRSVHTHGRHKSSIIAGLLAIFLWPVGAHKFYNGSWGWGIIYIVIIVAAWVNPNPNLGILWISEFILALIQGIWWLANPVYYHRKYNETSPSSMKW; this is translated from the coding sequence ATGAACGATTATCATATAACACGACCAGACGGCACCCAGGAAGGTCCGTTCTCGGAGGAAGAGCTGGAGGAACTTTACCGGGACAGGAAGCTTCCGCAAGGATCTCTGGTATGGACACCCGGCTGGGCTACGTGGAAAGCTTGTGAAGATGCGTTCTCCTGGTATGCGCCTCCTCCACCGTTGCCCGGTGCACTGAACAATGGTCGGGGAAGGAAAATATCTCCCTTCCTTCAGGATGCATGGTTATATATGGCAATAGGATTTGGGATAATTATTCTTATTTTTACTATCGCTGCTTTTTGGCCTAAAATTAAACTAGGGCCTTTAGCAATAATGGGATTTGTTTTTATATTCAAAGGCTTTGGATCTTTCCGGAAGCATTCCATGGCGAAAGGAGAAAAAACAAAAGCTACGCCTGTTCGTTCCGTCCATACTCATGGGCGACATAAAAGCAGTATCATTGCAGGTTTGCTGGCTATCTTCCTGTGGCCTGTTGGCGCTCATAAATTCTACAATGGAAGCTGGGGGTGGGGGATCATATATATTGTGATCATTGTTGCTGCGTGGGTTAACCCTAATCCGAATCTTGGAATTTTATGGATTTCCGAATTCATCCTTGCTCTCATTCAAGGGATATGGTGGCTGGCAAACCCGGTTTACTATCATAGAAAGTATAACGAAACGTCTCCTTCTTCTATGAAGTGGTAG
- a CDS encoding ankyrin repeat domain-containing protein, producing the protein MNTKNIYRISLVVALVLISAALFFLCGKSKKEKALKEIARFDWQLTELIEKGASINAVGEDGKTALMLAVGKHDAGCVKALLEAGADVNIKDKEGKTALMKAALNGNIQIVKALLEAGAYVNMKDKDGKTALWNAVYWGDHMECVKALLEAGADVNVRYKEGETALMKAAYNKDSDCVKTLLQAKAEVNAKNEYGTTALMLAVINDNDGDCIKALIDAGADVNAKNKEGRTALMMAVDRKNFVGRKAVKALIDVGADVNAKDEDGRTALMLASNKGDSERVKALIDAGADVNAKNKDGETALWIAVRDQDSEIVEALITAGANVNAKTKYGWTVLMKAADDGNASRVKALIAAGADVNAKDEDGKTALMEAAGYSDCVKALLDAGANVNEKNEHGVTALMEAADRENSESVKILITAGANVNAKDNEGRTALMRTHKPNCKKLLREAGAKD; encoded by the coding sequence ATGAATACAAAAAATATATATCGAATTAGCCTCGTTGTTGCTCTTGTGTTGATTTCCGCAGCACTTTTCTTCTTATGTGGAAAGTCCAAGAAAGAAAAAGCTTTGAAAGAAATCGCACGGTTTGATTGGCAACTGACAGAATTGATCGAAAAAGGAGCGAGTATAAATGCGGTAGGAGAGGATGGGAAAACAGCTCTTATGTTAGCTGTTGGTAAACACGATGCTGGCTGCGTGAAAGCACTGCTGGAAGCTGGCGCAGACGTCAACATAAAAGATAAGGAAGGGAAAACAGCTCTCATGAAGGCAGCTCTTAACGGGAATATCCAGATCGTAAAAGCATTGCTGGAGGCAGGGGCATATGTGAACATGAAAGATAAGGATGGAAAAACTGCTCTCTGGAATGCTGTGTATTGGGGTGACCATATGGAATGCGTAAAGGCATTGTTGGAAGCAGGAGCAGACGTCAACGTGCGATATAAGGAAGGGGAAACAGCTCTTATGAAAGCTGCTTATAATAAAGATTCTGACTGTGTGAAAACATTGCTGCAAGCCAAAGCGGAAGTGAACGCAAAGAATGAGTACGGTACTACAGCTCTTATGTTAGCTGTTATTAATGATAATGATGGCGACTGTATAAAAGCGTTGATAGATGCAGGAGCAGACGTTAACGCGAAAAATAAGGAAGGTAGAACTGCTCTTATGATGGCTGTTGACAGAAAGAACTTCGTTGGCAGAAAGGCAGTGAAAGCATTGATTGATGTGGGTGCAGACGTTAATGCAAAGGATGAAGATGGGAGGACTGCTCTTATGCTTGCTTCAAACAAAGGGGACTCTGAGAGAGTGAAAGCATTGATCGATGCGGGTGCAGACGTTAACGCGAAAAATAAGGATGGAGAAACTGCTCTTTGGATTGCCGTCCGGGACCAGGATTCTGAAATTGTGGAAGCATTGATAACTGCCGGAGCGAATGTGAACGCAAAGACCAAGTATGGATGGACGGTTCTTATGAAGGCTGCTGATGATGGGAATGCTAGTCGTGTGAAAGCATTGATAGCTGCAGGAGCAGACGTTAACGCGAAGGATGAGGATGGGAAGACTGCTCTTATGGAGGCTGCCGGGTATTCTGACTGTGTGAAAGCATTGCTCGATGCAGGAGCGAATGTGAACGAAAAGAATGAGCATGGGGTGACAGCTCTCATGGAAGCTGCTGACAGAGAGAACTCTGAAAGTGTAAAGATACTGATAACTGCCGGGGCGAATGTGAATGCGAAGGACAATGAAGGGCGGACGGCTCTTATGAGAACTCACAAGCCAAATTGTAAAAAGTTGCTACGGGAAGCAGGGGCCAAAGATTAG
- a CDS encoding DUF2188 domain-containing protein — protein MNKKNIHVVPSPSGGWQGKREGATRPSFTTSTKQEAIDKGRGLSKREGGELFSHGKDGKIQWRDSHGNDPYPPKG, from the coding sequence ATGAATAAAAAGAACATACATGTAGTGCCTTCTCCAAGTGGAGGATGGCAGGGCAAGAGAGAAGGAGCAACTCGTCCTTCTTTCACAACTTCGACGAAACAGGAAGCCATTGATAAAGGAAGAGGGTTATCCAAACGTGAAGGAGGAGAGCTCTTCAGTCACGGAAAAGATGGCAAAATCCAATGGAGAGACAGTCATGGAAACGATCCTTATCCACCCAAAGGTTAA
- a CDS encoding XRE family transcriptional regulator: MAFIPQRLTQARKMSGLSLRALSEKLGNTPSHTILARYEKGIAAPNSEMLARLAHILEVSPDFFYSTSSVPLDGIHFRKRSKLSKSAREAIEERAKDYFARFMEIEDITNNTIFFDTRIQASTVDEAEQAAYRLRNMWNMGEDPVVNLLQLMENKGIKIFIYNTDNEAFDGFSAVYSKIAMVVIASWLKGNLPRMRMTLAHELAHLVLDLPEDMSEKEHEDCANVFASTFLMPEAPFSEMFGGKRDRILIHNLLPIKSYFGVSLPAIVMRAHRLHLIGNNLKQRFFIYYNKMGYKKKEPGDYCGTESSGRFEQLISTAVIDGEISMSKGASLWGHSLSELRRLVATLI, encoded by the coding sequence ATGGCCTTTATTCCCCAGCGCCTGACCCAGGCACGTAAGATGTCAGGGCTCTCATTGAGAGCCTTGTCTGAAAAGTTGGGTAATACTCCGTCACATACCATTCTGGCGAGATATGAAAAAGGAATTGCAGCGCCCAATTCTGAAATGCTGGCTCGTCTGGCCCATATATTGGAAGTATCTCCTGACTTTTTCTACAGCACCTCCTCCGTGCCTCTGGACGGTATTCATTTTCGCAAACGCTCCAAGTTGTCCAAATCCGCTCGTGAAGCGATTGAAGAGCGAGCAAAGGACTATTTTGCCAGGTTCATGGAGATTGAAGATATTACGAACAATACGATTTTCTTTGATACCCGGATACAGGCGTCAACTGTCGATGAAGCGGAACAGGCTGCATACAGATTACGCAACATGTGGAATATGGGAGAAGATCCCGTGGTCAACCTTCTTCAACTTATGGAGAACAAGGGTATCAAAATCTTCATTTACAATACGGACAATGAAGCTTTTGACGGATTCTCTGCTGTCTACTCCAAGATTGCCATGGTCGTCATCGCTTCATGGTTAAAAGGTAATTTGCCTAGAATGAGAATGACCCTTGCCCACGAGTTGGCTCATCTGGTTTTAGACCTTCCGGAAGACATGTCGGAAAAGGAACATGAAGATTGCGCTAATGTCTTCGCGAGCACGTTTCTGATGCCTGAAGCTCCGTTTTCTGAAATGTTTGGCGGCAAACGGGATAGGATCCTTATTCATAACCTGCTTCCAATCAAATCGTATTTTGGCGTCTCTTTGCCGGCAATCGTCATGAGGGCTCATCGATTGCATTTGATAGGCAATAATCTCAAACAGCGCTTTTTCATCTATTATAATAAAATGGGGTACAAGAAAAAAGAACCCGGAGATTATTGCGGAACGGAAAGCAGCGGCCGTTTTGAGCAATTAATTTCCACTGCTGTTATAGACGGTGAAATCAGCATGTCCAAGGGTGCGAGCTTATGGGGACATTCTCTTTCCGAACTGCGCAGACTTGTTGCAACTCTTATCTAA
- a CDS encoding FN3 domain-containing metallophosphoesterase family protein: protein MQRLVLMSGAVVTMPLGTAISYAADKEEEKLIGSGNWATQYGPYLQQPTITSIKILWTTKSPGIAWVEYWPVESPRHRQFKEDSQFGLRRVRTTKHIVTLEDLKPGTKYAYKVYTRKPTDQFFVNPNHNDEKPDGTFTTLDPRCEKSSFLIINDLHCPFDGQKGRIRHLMEKGKASERTLIFHNGDLLDYFPGSYFMPKQDDPIYVGALQPVKDIVSNVPFILIRGNHEYRGHATVEVEETFPPFEETRAFYGMIHQGQVCFILLDSGEDRKDEGGVTDWEKYFTKQVLWLKKAVKTQEFKKAPFRVAMIHIPPMRDAIQSGWSDEEIENHHYSERRILNEIVPVLSDAGINIMLSGHTHSDEFRPIKSQPDLNFPLLINGQTSYITIEVERQKMTVVQTRDEKSQIICTLEFSPNKFTSYIHNGKIF from the coding sequence ATGCAGCGTCTTGTGCTGATGTCCGGAGCTGTCGTTACCATGCCTTTAGGAACAGCCATCAGTTACGCTGCAGACAAGGAGGAAGAAAAACTCATTGGCTCGGGTAACTGGGCTACGCAATATGGTCCCTATCTGCAACAGCCCACGATTACTTCCATCAAAATTCTTTGGACTACGAAAAGTCCGGGTATTGCCTGGGTGGAATACTGGCCTGTGGAGAGCCCCAGGCACCGACAATTCAAGGAAGATTCCCAATTCGGCCTGCGCCGGGTAAGAACTACCAAACACATCGTTACTCTGGAAGACCTGAAGCCCGGCACCAAATATGCCTATAAGGTCTATACCCGTAAACCAACAGATCAATTTTTCGTCAACCCGAATCATAACGACGAGAAACCCGACGGAACCTTTACCACGCTTGATCCTAGGTGTGAAAAAAGCAGTTTCCTCATTATCAATGATCTTCACTGCCCTTTTGATGGTCAGAAGGGTAGAATAAGACACCTTATGGAAAAAGGCAAAGCCAGTGAAAGAACCTTGATTTTCCACAATGGTGATTTGCTGGACTATTTTCCCGGCTCCTACTTTATGCCTAAGCAGGACGACCCTATTTACGTCGGCGCCTTGCAGCCCGTCAAGGACATCGTGTCCAATGTCCCCTTCATATTGATTCGAGGTAACCATGAATACCGAGGACATGCCACTGTGGAGGTGGAAGAAACCTTTCCTCCTTTTGAAGAAACGAGAGCCTTCTACGGCATGATTCACCAGGGGCAAGTCTGTTTTATCCTGTTGGACAGCGGAGAAGACCGCAAAGACGAAGGAGGCGTGACGGACTGGGAAAAGTATTTTACCAAACAGGTTCTCTGGTTAAAAAAAGCCGTCAAGACACAGGAATTTAAAAAGGCTCCTTTCCGGGTTGCCATGATTCACATCCCCCCCATGAGAGATGCCATTCAGTCTGGCTGGTCCGATGAGGAAATTGAAAATCATCACTACTCTGAACGCAGAATCCTGAATGAGATTGTACCCGTGCTATCCGATGCCGGCATTAACATCATGCTCAGTGGACACACCCATTCGGATGAATTCCGCCCCATCAAATCTCAACCGGATCTTAACTTCCCCTTGCTGATCAACGGTCAGACGAGCTATATTACCATTGAGGTGGAACGTCAAAAAATGACGGTGGTTCAGACTAGAGACGAAAAGTCTCAAATCATCTGTACCTTAGAATTTTCCCCTAACAAATTCACTTCTTACATTCACAACGGGAAAATATTCTAA